Proteins encoded in a region of the Paenibacillus sp. E222 genome:
- a CDS encoding amidohydrolase: MTTNRWVIHNGKFAVSEGANWNVVQGFMVVENDKIVHIGETLPEGDESLTKVDGKGLFFLPGLINTHGHAAMSLLRGHGDDLALQVWLQEKMWPMEAKMTSEDVYWGTSLSVLEMLKGGTTAFLDMYDHMDQVAKVVEQSGVRAALARGVIGLCSEEEQLRKLEESAAFARQWNGQADGRITTVISPHAPYTCPPDYIEKLVQVAHDLNLPLHTHMSETLREVEQNVADYGLRPVAHLEKLGFFSRPSLVAHAVHLNDEEIEILAKHDVAVSHNPGSNLKLASGVARVPDLLKAGVTVSLGTDGPASNNNLDMFEEMRLAALIHKGVSGDPTAVPAGEALLLGTSYGAKSIFLNNTGALQVGMKADFIALNIEQAHFYPHTDLISHTVYSASAKDVEHVWVDGNQVVKHGECLTMDEERILRESQLAFDSLLAR; the protein is encoded by the coding sequence ATGACGACAAATAGATGGGTAATTCACAACGGCAAATTTGCCGTGAGTGAAGGCGCGAATTGGAACGTGGTTCAAGGCTTTATGGTTGTAGAGAATGACAAGATTGTGCATATTGGTGAGACATTGCCGGAAGGAGACGAAAGTCTGACAAAGGTGGACGGAAAAGGACTGTTCTTCTTGCCGGGTCTGATCAATACGCATGGTCATGCGGCCATGTCGCTTCTGAGAGGCCATGGAGACGATCTGGCGTTACAAGTATGGTTGCAGGAGAAAATGTGGCCCATGGAAGCCAAAATGACGTCTGAAGACGTTTATTGGGGTACATCCCTATCCGTGCTTGAAATGTTGAAAGGTGGAACAACAGCTTTCCTGGATATGTATGATCATATGGATCAGGTTGCGAAAGTGGTGGAACAATCCGGCGTTCGGGCTGCTCTGGCACGTGGGGTCATCGGACTTTGCTCAGAAGAAGAACAACTGCGCAAGCTGGAAGAGTCCGCCGCATTTGCTCGTCAATGGAATGGACAAGCAGACGGAAGAATTACAACCGTAATCTCTCCACACGCACCTTACACTTGCCCTCCGGATTACATAGAGAAGCTGGTACAGGTTGCTCATGACCTGAATCTGCCTTTGCATACGCATATGTCTGAAACGCTTCGCGAAGTGGAGCAGAACGTGGCTGATTACGGACTGCGTCCGGTTGCCCATCTGGAGAAACTAGGATTTTTCTCCCGTCCATCTCTGGTTGCACATGCGGTACATCTGAATGATGAAGAGATCGAGATTCTCGCAAAGCATGATGTAGCAGTGTCCCACAATCCAGGCAGTAACCTGAAATTGGCTTCGGGTGTTGCACGTGTGCCTGATCTGTTGAAAGCTGGCGTAACCGTGTCCCTGGGAACAGACGGACCAGCAAGTAACAACAATCTTGACATGTTTGAAGAAATGAGACTGGCTGCCTTGATTCACAAAGGGGTGTCCGGTGACCCTACTGCAGTGCCGGCAGGGGAAGCACTTCTGCTTGGAACTTCATATGGGGCCAAATCTATATTCCTGAACAATACAGGCGCTCTGCAAGTTGGCATGAAGGCTGACTTCATCGCGTTGAACATCGAGCAGGCCCATTTCTATCCGCATACGGACCTGATTTCCCATACGGTCTACTCGGCTTCAGCCAAAGATGTGGAGCATGTGTGGGTGGATGGTAATCAGGTGGTTAAACATGGCGAATGTCTTACGATGGATGAAGAGCGCATTCTGCGTGAGTCTCAACTGGCATTTGACAGTTTGCTGGCCCGTTAA
- a CDS encoding DUF5590 domain-containing protein: MKKKKKWIWISLLLLVLILFGLQRYYVYVTQDQRKEEALAIQAAQKQLGITSHEELRKYVWGQKDGGDNIYWTLIGKNKDNQDVMVWIKFDENNKPVTGANAVHSELLKNGMSEAQIRNRFSSEVPGGEIKRIMPGVVNGIYVWQVYYNDDTHNYYRFYRFSNGEQVDLVYTIPNS; this comes from the coding sequence TTGAAGAAAAAAAAGAAGTGGATATGGATTTCGCTGCTGCTCCTGGTTCTGATTCTGTTTGGACTTCAGCGTTATTATGTCTATGTTACCCAGGATCAGCGCAAGGAAGAGGCGTTGGCCATACAGGCGGCTCAGAAACAGCTGGGGATTACGTCCCACGAAGAGCTGCGTAAGTATGTCTGGGGACAGAAAGACGGCGGAGACAACATATACTGGACCCTGATCGGCAAAAATAAGGATAACCAGGATGTCATGGTATGGATCAAGTTTGATGAGAATAACAAACCGGTGACGGGAGCCAATGCGGTGCACAGTGAACTGTTGAAGAATGGCATGTCTGAAGCTCAGATACGAAATCGGTTCAGCTCTGAAGTTCCCGGTGGAGAGATCAAACGAATCATGCCAGGCGTTGTCAATGGAATCTATGTATGGCAAGTGTATTATAACGATGATACTCACAACTATTATCGGTTTTACCGTTTCAGTAACGGGGAACAGGTGGACCTGGTCTATACGATCCCGAACAGCTAG
- a CDS encoding AAA family ATPase, whose translation MPKWTKEIVIGFVPVLIIFLAFIGVNMIPILIAAMLVGALLLMMQMRGGITVGAGQERKRKKKGPSKLTFEEIGGQESAKQELREALDFLIRHEEIQKFGIRPLKGILLTGPPGTGKTLMAKAAAHYTDSVFVAASGSEFVEMYVGVGAGRIRDLFRDARTRAAKENKENAIIFIDEIDVIGGKREGGQQREYDQTLNQLLTEMDGIYSSDTPRILVIAATNRKEMLDSALTRPGRFDRHIQVDLPDKKGRQHILELHAVNKPLLEGVSLEKTAEESYGFSGAQLESVMNEAAIYAMRDGLPNIEQRHLSLAIDKVMMGEKTDRESSVEEKKRVAIHELGHAIMAELVRPGSVSQVALSPRGQALGYVRHNPQQEQFLYTKRFLEEQIMIALGGAAAEEMYYGGRSTGSRNDFEQATNVVQTMMASGLTTLGIVNMDMVTTEELMRENKLILQDLMEQTKRLLEEQRTIFDNSLDTLLREEVLSGDQFRCQFRDSALLPA comes from the coding sequence ATGCCTAAATGGACGAAAGAAATTGTCATTGGATTTGTACCCGTATTGATTATCTTTCTTGCTTTTATCGGTGTAAACATGATTCCCATTCTGATCGCTGCAATGCTTGTGGGTGCTCTGCTGCTCATGATGCAAATGCGTGGTGGAATTACGGTGGGCGCAGGTCAGGAACGTAAACGCAAGAAAAAAGGACCGTCCAAGCTGACTTTTGAAGAAATCGGTGGTCAGGAGAGTGCCAAGCAGGAACTGCGGGAAGCGCTTGATTTTCTCATTCGACATGAAGAAATTCAGAAGTTTGGTATTCGTCCTTTGAAAGGTATCCTGCTTACTGGCCCTCCAGGAACTGGTAAAACCTTGATGGCCAAAGCTGCTGCTCATTATACCGACTCTGTTTTTGTAGCTGCATCAGGCAGTGAGTTTGTTGAGATGTATGTTGGTGTAGGTGCAGGCAGAATACGGGATTTGTTCCGTGATGCAAGAACACGTGCCGCTAAAGAAAATAAGGAAAATGCCATTATATTTATCGATGAAATTGATGTGATTGGTGGAAAACGGGAAGGTGGACAACAGCGTGAATATGATCAGACGCTGAATCAGCTGTTGACGGAGATGGATGGCATATACTCTTCCGACACACCGCGCATACTTGTGATCGCCGCTACGAACAGAAAAGAAATGCTGGACAGCGCGTTGACACGTCCAGGTCGTTTTGACCGTCATATTCAGGTAGACTTGCCGGATAAGAAAGGCAGACAACACATACTGGAGCTGCATGCAGTCAATAAACCTCTTCTGGAAGGGGTCAGCCTTGAGAAGACAGCAGAAGAATCCTATGGTTTCTCTGGAGCACAGCTGGAAAGTGTGATGAACGAAGCCGCAATTTACGCCATGAGAGACGGGCTGCCTAACATTGAACAGCGTCATCTGTCCCTTGCAATTGATAAGGTAATGATGGGTGAGAAGACAGACCGCGAATCCAGCGTGGAAGAGAAGAAAAGAGTCGCTATCCATGAATTGGGACATGCCATCATGGCTGAACTGGTTCGTCCTGGCAGTGTGAGTCAGGTTGCACTCAGCCCTCGTGGACAGGCCCTGGGATATGTACGTCATAACCCGCAACAAGAGCAATTTCTGTACACGAAGCGCTTCCTTGAAGAGCAAATCATGATTGCCCTTGGAGGTGCAGCAGCGGAGGAAATGTATTACGGTGGACGCAGTACAGGATCACGCAATGACTTTGAGCAGGCAACGAATGTGGTACAGACGATGATGGCTTCCGGGCTCACAACGTTGGGCATTGTTAACATGGATATGGTCACTACGGAAGAATTAATGCGGGAGAACAAATTGATCCTGCAAGACCTGATGGAACAGACCAAACGATTGCTTGAAGAACAGCGGACAATTTTCGACAATTCCCTCGACACATTGCTCAGGGAAGAAGTATTGTCTGGCGATCAATTTCGTTGTCAATTTCGTGACAGCGCCCTTCTACCGGCATAA
- a CDS encoding 3-hydroxyacyl-CoA dehydrogenase family protein codes for MFFKKIGVVGGGTMGQGISQMLAAKGLDVLLVEHTTEKLDHAYNMIETNLDKQLEKWAITKAEKKLILSRITKVAHLAELGTCDMVIETISEDLEAKKAVFSQLDQVCPSNVILASNTSTLSLTELASSTKYPERVIGMHFIHPVSRVDLVEIIRGLKTSDSTFAETRRFVEEVADKKGVMIYESPGFVTSRLICLLINEALHVLQEGVASAEDIDDAMRIGYNFQHGPLEMADRFGLDSVEAALERMFREFGELKYRPSTVLKKMVRAGHLGVKTGEGFFKYDKDGDRL; via the coding sequence ATGTTTTTCAAAAAGATAGGAGTTGTCGGCGGCGGCACGATGGGGCAAGGTATTTCCCAGATGCTTGCAGCCAAAGGACTTGATGTGCTTCTGGTGGAACACACAACGGAGAAGCTGGATCATGCATATAACATGATTGAGACCAACCTCGATAAACAACTGGAGAAATGGGCGATTACAAAGGCTGAGAAGAAATTGATTCTCTCCCGTATTACCAAAGTTGCTCATCTGGCTGAACTCGGAACTTGCGATATGGTCATTGAGACTATTTCTGAAGATCTGGAAGCGAAAAAAGCGGTATTCAGTCAACTGGACCAAGTTTGCCCAAGCAACGTAATTCTTGCAAGTAATACATCCACGCTGAGTTTGACTGAGCTTGCAAGCTCAACCAAATACCCAGAGCGTGTTATTGGTATGCACTTTATTCACCCGGTTTCCCGGGTTGATCTTGTAGAGATTATTCGTGGTCTGAAAACATCCGATAGCACTTTTGCAGAAACGAGACGTTTTGTGGAAGAAGTTGCGGACAAAAAAGGCGTTATGATCTATGAATCACCTGGATTTGTGACGTCCAGACTGATCTGTCTTCTGATCAACGAAGCGCTGCATGTACTGCAGGAAGGTGTCGCTTCCGCTGAAGATATAGATGACGCTATGCGTATCGGATACAATTTCCAGCACGGACCGCTTGAGATGGCAGACCGTTTCGGATTGGATTCGGTAGAAGCTGCACTCGAAAGAATGTTCCGTGAATTCGGTGAATTGAAATATCGTCCTTCCACAGTCCTGAAGAAAATGGTGCGTGCAGGACACCTGGGTGTCAAAACAGGCGAAGGATTCTTCAAGTACGACAAGGATGGTGACCGGCTGTGA
- a CDS encoding acetate/propionate family kinase: MKVLVINAGSSSLKYQLYNMTDESVLAKGLVERIGMDSSILTHKPTGREDVTEVSEILEHTTAIRKVIDILTDKENGVLGSVDEIQAVGHRVVHGGEAFKESALVDDASKAEIRRLFDLAPLHNPAAMMGIRAAESNMPGVPQVMVFDTAFHQTMPEKAYLYAIPRVLYKKYKVRRYGAHGTSHDYVSKAAAEYLDRPLEDLKIITCHVGNGGSVTAVQGGVSVDTSMGMTPLEGLMMGTRSGDLDPAIVPYVMNKEELSVSEVNSMLNKHSGLLAISGISSDMREITEGMEAGDANSTLAFEMYEYRLRKYIGSYAAAMNGVDVIVFTAGVGENSVVLRQKVCEQLTYLGVELDEALNAIRSGEPRRITTANSKVDVLVVPTNEELVIARDTHRIVLNSL, encoded by the coding sequence GTGAAAGTACTCGTAATTAATGCGGGGAGTTCCTCGCTCAAATATCAATTGTATAACATGACGGATGAATCCGTATTGGCAAAAGGTCTGGTAGAGCGGATCGGGATGGATTCTTCCATTCTGACTCATAAACCAACGGGCCGTGAGGATGTTACGGAAGTTAGCGAAATTCTTGAACATACTACAGCGATTCGTAAAGTTATTGACATCCTGACAGACAAAGAAAACGGTGTGCTTGGTTCTGTTGATGAAATTCAGGCTGTTGGACATCGTGTAGTGCATGGTGGTGAAGCATTTAAGGAATCGGCGTTGGTTGATGATGCTTCCAAAGCAGAAATTCGCCGTCTGTTCGATCTGGCTCCACTGCATAACCCTGCAGCAATGATGGGTATTCGTGCGGCTGAATCCAACATGCCAGGCGTACCACAGGTAATGGTCTTTGATACGGCTTTCCATCAAACGATGCCGGAAAAAGCATATCTGTATGCCATTCCACGTGTGCTTTACAAAAAGTATAAAGTGCGTCGTTATGGAGCACATGGTACTTCCCATGATTACGTAAGCAAGGCAGCAGCTGAATATCTCGATCGTCCATTGGAAGATCTGAAGATCATCACATGCCACGTTGGTAATGGTGGTAGCGTAACGGCTGTACAAGGCGGCGTATCCGTGGACACGTCCATGGGCATGACTCCACTCGAAGGATTGATGATGGGAACACGTAGTGGTGACCTAGATCCGGCCATTGTACCTTATGTCATGAACAAGGAAGAACTGAGCGTGAGCGAAGTAAACTCCATGTTGAACAAACATAGTGGACTTCTTGCAATCTCCGGCATCAGCAGCGACATGCGTGAAATCACGGAAGGTATGGAGGCTGGCGATGCTAACTCCACGCTTGCATTCGAGATGTACGAATACCGTCTGCGTAAATACATCGGTTCTTATGCAGCAGCAATGAACGGTGTAGACGTGATCGTATTTACGGCTGGTGTAGGTGAAAACTCTGTTGTTCTTCGCCAAAAAGTATGTGAGCAACTCACGTATCTGGGTGTTGAACTGGATGAAGCGCTGAATGCAATTCGCTCTGGAGAACCACGCCGCATCACAACAGCCAATTCCAAAGTGGACGTTCTCGTAGTTCCCACGAACGAAGAATTGGTGATTGCAAGAGATACACACCGAATCGTATTGAATTCTCTGTAA
- the asnS gene encoding asparagine--tRNA ligase, with amino-acid sequence MSTDCVIRNVSEHVGETVKIGAWINNKRSSGKIQFLQLRDGTGYIQGVVVKSEVSEDIWNAAKSLTQESSLYVTGIIREEPRSASGYEMTVTGVDIIHLTENYPITPKEHGVDFLMDHRHLWLRSTKQRAIMVIRAEIIRAVQQFFDGNGFTQVDPPILTPSSAEGTTNLFHIKYFDEDAYLTQSGQLYMEAAAMALGKVYSFGPTFRAEKSKTRRHLIEFWMIEPEMAFVDHEESLRVQEKFIAHVVQTVLKNCRAELESIGRDVSKLEKIVAPFPRITYDEAIEFLNGQGFDIPWGEDFGAPHETAIAEKYETPVFITHYPAGIKAFYMKPDPNRPEVVLCADMIAPEGYGEIIGGSQRIDDPELMQQRFDEHQLSEEAYQWYLDLRKYGSVPHSGFGLGLERTVAWICGLDHVRETIAFPRMLYRLYP; translated from the coding sequence ATGAGTACGGATTGCGTAATTCGTAATGTGAGTGAGCATGTGGGCGAGACTGTTAAGATCGGCGCCTGGATTAACAACAAACGTTCCAGCGGCAAAATTCAATTTTTGCAACTGCGTGATGGAACCGGATATATTCAAGGGGTAGTCGTTAAAAGTGAAGTCAGCGAAGATATCTGGAATGCTGCGAAGAGCTTGACTCAAGAAAGTTCATTGTATGTAACGGGAATTATCCGTGAAGAACCACGTAGTGCATCCGGTTATGAGATGACGGTTACTGGCGTGGACATTATTCATCTTACTGAAAACTATCCAATTACTCCGAAAGAGCATGGGGTAGACTTCCTGATGGATCATCGCCATCTGTGGCTGCGTTCGACAAAACAACGTGCGATTATGGTTATTCGTGCGGAGATCATCCGCGCTGTTCAGCAGTTCTTTGATGGTAACGGATTCACACAGGTTGATCCTCCGATTCTTACACCTTCATCTGCGGAAGGAACAACGAACTTGTTCCATATCAAATACTTTGATGAAGATGCCTATCTGACACAAAGTGGACAGTTGTATATGGAAGCTGCAGCAATGGCGCTGGGCAAAGTGTACTCCTTCGGTCCTACGTTCCGTGCCGAAAAATCCAAAACACGTCGTCACCTGATCGAGTTCTGGATGATTGAGCCGGAAATGGCGTTTGTGGATCACGAGGAAAGCCTGCGAGTGCAAGAGAAGTTTATTGCTCACGTGGTTCAAACGGTTCTGAAAAACTGCCGTGCTGAACTGGAGTCCATCGGACGTGATGTGTCCAAGCTTGAAAAAATTGTAGCTCCATTCCCGCGCATTACGTATGATGAAGCCATTGAATTCCTGAATGGACAAGGCTTCGATATTCCTTGGGGAGAAGACTTTGGTGCTCCACACGAAACGGCGATTGCCGAGAAATACGAAACACCGGTCTTTATTACCCATTATCCGGCTGGAATCAAGGCATTCTACATGAAACCTGATCCGAATCGTCCTGAAGTGGTCCTCTGTGCAGATATGATCGCACCAGAAGGATACGGAGAGATCATTGGCGGTTCCCAGCGTATTGATGATCCGGAACTGATGCAGCAGCGCTTTGATGAGCATCAGTTGTCGGAAGAGGCATATCAGTGGTATCTGGACTTACGTAAATACGGATCGGTTCCTCACTCCGGCTTCGGTCTGGGATTGGAGCGGACGGTAGCATGGATCTGTGGATTGGATCACGTACGTGAAACAATTGCATTCCCACGTATGCTCTATCGTCTGTACCCTTAA
- a CDS encoding DnaD domain-containing protein, which produces MEETGSKAWLNGAAYGMASGTAQLPYALLRYYHQLGLSDAEVLLLIQLFGFRQVEFNEFPTLEELATRMGLAPEGIARMLQRLMRDGYIHIDEHRDEERDIQYERYDLHGLYAKLAGCTAEDMAVARKQQLDSNALRPDSNSVQKEEEERNMFSIFEKEFGRPLSPMECETISGWLDQDRYQEELILMALKEAVFAGKVHFRYIDRILLEWSRNRVKNVQDAKAYTQRFRNGGR; this is translated from the coding sequence ATGGAAGAAACCGGCTCCAAAGCCTGGTTGAACGGAGCAGCTTACGGTATGGCATCAGGGACAGCGCAGCTCCCATATGCTTTATTGCGCTATTATCATCAGCTGGGGTTAAGTGACGCAGAGGTGCTTCTGCTGATTCAATTGTTTGGATTCCGGCAAGTTGAATTCAATGAGTTTCCAACGCTTGAAGAGCTTGCAACCCGTATGGGTCTTGCTCCTGAAGGTATCGCCAGAATGCTGCAGCGTCTTATGAGAGACGGGTACATTCACATTGACGAGCATCGGGATGAAGAGCGTGACATTCAATATGAACGGTATGATCTGCATGGATTATATGCCAAACTAGCAGGATGTACAGCAGAGGATATGGCCGTTGCTCGTAAGCAGCAGCTGGACAGTAATGCATTGCGCCCGGATTCGAACAGTGTTCAAAAAGAAGAGGAAGAACGAAATATGTTCTCTATTTTTGAAAAAGAATTTGGCCGCCCGCTTTCCCCGATGGAATGCGAGACGATATCCGGCTGGCTGGATCAGGATCGCTATCAGGAGGAACTGATTCTCATGGCATTGAAGGAAGCGGTCTTTGCTGGTAAAGTGCATTTTCGCTATATCGACCGAATTCTGCTTGAATGGAGCCGTAACCGCGTGAAGAATGTGCAGGATGCCAAGGCATATACGCAGCGGTTCCGTAACGGTGGACGTTAA
- a CDS encoding RNA polymerase sigma factor, whose amino-acid sequence MIEKYSQHVYHVAYSVLRNDQDAQDAAQEAFIQMVKSLPDYRSEGFKTWLTRIAFHKAIDAKRKLGRRSAEDLGGEEKIMNMPGREEDVLARLVREERQEKLRERINQLPAQHRDIITAYYLSEKNYEQIARDAQVAVKTVESRLYRARQWIRNHWKEDEWREE is encoded by the coding sequence TTGATCGAAAAGTACAGTCAGCATGTATACCATGTGGCCTATTCCGTATTGCGGAACGATCAGGATGCACAGGATGCAGCGCAGGAGGCGTTCATTCAGATGGTTAAATCTCTCCCCGATTACCGATCCGAAGGTTTCAAAACGTGGTTAACCCGAATTGCCTTTCACAAAGCAATAGATGCCAAACGCAAGCTGGGCAGACGAAGCGCTGAGGATCTGGGCGGAGAAGAAAAAATAATGAACATGCCCGGTCGTGAAGAAGATGTTCTTGCCCGCCTCGTGCGTGAAGAGCGTCAGGAGAAGTTGCGCGAGCGAATCAACCAGCTGCCTGCCCAGCATAGGGACATTATTACTGCGTATTACTTAAGCGAAAAAAATTATGAGCAGATTGCCCGTGATGCACAGGTAGCAGTGAAAACCGTGGAGTCCCGTCTGTATCGTGCCCGGCAGTGGATTCGAAATCATTGGAAGGAGGATGAGTGGCGTGAGGAATAA
- a CDS encoding multi-tm2 domain protein, which yields MQSDRNKILAFLLNLIPGLGFLYWRRPTRAVVYPLLFFGTGIGFVMLALLTDEKDLMIVGFLGAIFFWCISMLDMIIVLLRAPSLHDARYHGYGAHYSGPHQGAAYQGAYTGQEGHLGQMEMDMEGIHQNQNGEYGVPAAPYGQPMYQKGSESERFFTILLSFVPGLGHLHLGLLHRGLSFLMAFFGSFAMMVFVASITNESVFLMFLLILPVIWVYCMFDAVQHVHRKQAGEVLQDRTLFEELEMGRASGRRSKVLATLLSAFPGAGHLYLGLQKRGMQLMFLFLGSIYVLDLLHLSVFLFMIPLIWFYSFFDGLQCSSRYGREPLTDQPIFKDWARHQRLIGFGIAALGLYYLFIRLVIPQLNEMFPNAFMTYEIRSYVNTVIVSLLLIFGGLKLLFGKQRGASTNSTVHRTDEGADSLFLFKDREDRL from the coding sequence GTGCAATCAGATCGTAACAAAATACTTGCATTTTTATTAAACCTGATACCGGGTCTTGGTTTTCTCTATTGGAGGCGGCCTACCAGAGCTGTGGTCTATCCATTACTCTTTTTTGGAACAGGCATTGGCTTCGTCATGTTGGCGTTGTTGACTGATGAGAAGGATTTGATGATTGTCGGGTTCCTGGGAGCCATATTCTTCTGGTGTATCAGCATGCTGGATATGATTATCGTTCTGCTCCGTGCTCCTTCACTACATGATGCCCGATACCATGGATATGGCGCACATTACAGTGGACCGCATCAGGGGGCGGCATATCAGGGAGCATACACTGGGCAGGAAGGTCATCTGGGACAGATGGAGATGGACATGGAGGGGATACATCAGAATCAGAACGGTGAGTATGGCGTGCCTGCGGCTCCTTATGGTCAACCCATGTATCAAAAAGGCAGTGAAAGCGAACGATTTTTTACGATTCTACTTTCTTTTGTTCCAGGTCTGGGACATCTTCATCTCGGACTGTTACATCGCGGTTTATCATTCCTGATGGCGTTCTTTGGCTCATTTGCGATGATGGTATTTGTAGCTTCGATTACGAATGAATCGGTATTTCTGATGTTCTTGCTCATTCTGCCTGTCATCTGGGTATACTGCATGTTTGATGCGGTTCAGCATGTGCATCGCAAACAGGCCGGTGAGGTATTGCAGGATCGTACGTTGTTCGAGGAGCTGGAGATGGGCAGGGCTTCTGGACGGCGAAGCAAAGTGCTGGCAACCCTGTTATCAGCCTTCCCGGGTGCGGGACATCTGTATCTGGGACTGCAAAAAAGAGGCATGCAACTCATGTTCCTGTTTCTCGGCAGTATCTACGTTCTGGACCTGCTTCATTTATCGGTGTTCCTGTTCATGATTCCGTTGATCTGGTTCTACAGCTTCTTTGACGGACTTCAGTGTTCAAGCCGTTATGGCCGTGAACCGTTGACCGATCAACCCATTTTCAAGGATTGGGCTCGTCACCAGCGCCTGATTGGATTCGGAATTGCTGCATTGGGATTGTACTATCTGTTTATCCGCCTGGTCATTCCACAGCTGAATGAAATGTTCCCGAATGCATTTATGACGTACGAGATTCGTTCGTATGTGAACACCGTCATTGTGTCCTTGCTGCTCATTTTTGGCGGTCTGAAGCTGCTGTTTGGCAAGCAGCGCGGTGCGAGTACGAATAGTACGGTTCATCGAACTGATGAGGGAGCAGACAGTCTCTTTTTATTCAAGGATCGGGAGGATCGATTGTAG
- a CDS encoding methylthioribulose 1-phosphate dehydratase, whose amino-acid sequence MGFEKITLEHKRQVLEELADIKALFASRNWFPGTSGNLSMRVGDFDPEQFYFAVTASGKDKSLRTPEDFLFVDKHGKAIETTTLKPSAETLIHCEIYRLTGCGAVFHVHTVFNNLISEFFGADGHVPIQGIELIKAFNIWEENAEIRVPVLPNFADIPSIAELVPGVLDANVPGILLRNHGIYAWGKDAFEAKRHLEAFEFLFEVMYRQLLLKGATK is encoded by the coding sequence ATGGGTTTTGAAAAGATTACATTGGAACATAAACGTCAGGTGCTCGAAGAACTGGCTGATATCAAAGCGCTGTTTGCCAGCCGTAACTGGTTCCCTGGTACAAGTGGCAACCTGTCAATGCGTGTGGGCGACTTCGACCCGGAGCAATTCTACTTTGCAGTTACTGCATCAGGCAAAGACAAATCTCTCCGTACACCGGAAGACTTTCTGTTTGTAGACAAGCATGGTAAAGCCATTGAGACCACAACCCTGAAACCAAGCGCTGAAACGTTGATTCACTGCGAAATCTATCGTTTAACCGGCTGTGGCGCGGTGTTCCATGTGCATACCGTATTTAACAACCTGATCAGTGAGTTCTTTGGAGCAGATGGACACGTACCGATTCAAGGCATCGAATTGATCAAGGCTTTCAACATCTGGGAAGAAAATGCAGAGATTCGTGTACCAGTTCTGCCTAACTTCGCTGATATTCCATCCATCGCTGAATTGGTACCAGGTGTACTTGACGCGAATGTACCGGGAATTTTGCTGCGTAATCACGGGATTTATGCCTGGGGCAAAGATGCTTTTGAAGCGAAACGTCATCTGGAAGCGTTCGAGTTCCTGTTCGAAGTGATGTACCGTCAACTTCTACTGAAGGGTGCTACGAAATAG
- a CDS encoding 2-hydroxy-3-keto-5-methylthiopentenyl-1-phosphate phosphatase, protein MRSDKKTVIFCDFDGTITLSDNIVAIMKHFKPEGIEAIMKDTIEQRISLREGVGAMFALLPSSQKDEIVEFVLGQAGIREGFSEFLAYVRDEGIEFNVTSGGMDFFIEPLLAPFDIPQDHVYCNGADFTDEFIRIEWPNPCRPPCENGCGMCKTTVIRTFPEEQYNRILIGDSLTDFEGAKIADLVYSRSILTDKCIELGVDHVPFTTFYDIMKDMKQKQTQGVL, encoded by the coding sequence ATGAGAAGTGATAAAAAAACAGTTATTTTCTGTGATTTTGATGGCACGATCACCCTTTCGGACAATATCGTAGCGATTATGAAACATTTTAAACCCGAAGGTATTGAAGCAATTATGAAAGACACGATTGAACAGCGAATTTCGCTTCGCGAAGGTGTGGGAGCGATGTTCGCTCTGTTGCCTTCTTCGCAAAAAGATGAGATTGTGGAATTTGTACTTGGACAGGCTGGCATCCGAGAAGGGTTCAGCGAATTTCTTGCATACGTTCGGGACGAGGGCATTGAATTTAATGTCACGAGCGGCGGAATGGACTTTTTTATCGAGCCTTTGCTCGCTCCATTCGATATTCCACAGGATCATGTTTATTGCAACGGGGCGGATTTCACAGATGAATTCATACGTATTGAATGGCCTAATCCATGTCGGCCTCCTTGTGAGAACGGCTGCGGCATGTGTAAAACGACGGTTATTCGTACATTCCCGGAAGAACAATATAATCGTATCCTCATTGGAGACAGTCTGACGGATTTTGAAGGTGCCAAAATCGCTGATCTTGTCTACTCTCGTTCTATCCTGACGGATAAGTGTATAGAGCTGGGTGTGGATCATGTCCCATTCACAACCTTCTACGATATTATGAAAGATATGAAACAGAAGCAAACACAAGGAGTGCTGTAA